In Micromonospora sp. WMMD980, the following are encoded in one genomic region:
- a CDS encoding ABC transporter ATP-binding protein — MRRFSPAGDPGTPDARSATRYLVWLAGRHPVYFGGGITLGVIWMLAQALVPAAIGRAVEAGLAQRGPDALLRWALVLLGLGLVQAGAGILRHRCAVHNWLGAAYRTVQVTVDATNRLGAALPRRVAAGEVVSIGTSDIEHIGSAVDITARGTGAVVGIVAVSVILLDASLPLGLVVVLGVPLLMALVSLLIRPLHHKQAAYRESTGRLTARAADIVSGLRVLRGLGGEPVLAARYRERSQALRADGLRVARVESLLQAAQILLPGVFVVLVTWLGARYALRGEITAGQLVSFYGYTAFLVSPLRNLTEAADKLTRGHVAARRVVRLLRLAPEFTDPARPLPVPAGPGELVDVRSGLALRPGRLTALAATAPQDAAEIADRLGRYADGDVTLHGVPLRDVALATVRERILVADNDAQLFSGVLRAELDPHDRADRATVEAALVAASATDVVEALPGGLDGAVAERGREFSGGQRQRLRLARALVADPETLILVEPTSAVDAHTEARVADRLGAARRGRTTLVCTTSPLMLGRAEHVVFVEDGKVVAEGRHEELLATEPRYAATVSREEDR, encoded by the coding sequence GTGCGGCGCTTCTCACCCGCCGGCGATCCCGGCACTCCCGACGCGCGGTCCGCCACCCGTTACCTGGTGTGGCTCGCCGGGCGACATCCCGTCTACTTCGGCGGCGGCATCACGCTCGGCGTGATCTGGATGCTTGCCCAGGCGCTGGTGCCGGCCGCGATCGGGCGGGCGGTGGAGGCCGGGCTGGCCCAACGCGGCCCCGACGCGCTGCTGCGCTGGGCGCTCGTCCTGCTCGGGCTGGGCCTGGTGCAGGCCGGCGCCGGCATCCTGCGGCACCGCTGCGCGGTGCACAACTGGCTCGGCGCCGCGTACCGCACGGTGCAGGTCACCGTGGACGCCACCAACCGGCTCGGCGCGGCGCTGCCCCGCCGGGTCGCCGCCGGCGAGGTGGTGAGCATCGGCACGTCCGACATCGAGCACATCGGCAGCGCGGTCGACATCACCGCCCGGGGCACCGGGGCGGTGGTCGGCATCGTCGCGGTCTCGGTCATCCTGCTCGACGCCTCCCTGCCGCTCGGCCTCGTGGTGGTGCTCGGCGTGCCGCTGCTGATGGCGCTGGTCTCGCTGCTGATCCGGCCGCTGCACCACAAGCAGGCGGCCTACCGGGAGTCCACCGGACGGCTCACCGCCCGGGCCGCGGACATCGTCTCCGGCCTGCGGGTGCTGCGCGGCTTGGGCGGGGAACCGGTGCTGGCCGCCCGCTACCGGGAACGGTCGCAGGCGTTGCGCGCCGACGGCCTGCGGGTGGCCCGGGTGGAGTCGTTGCTGCAGGCCGCGCAGATCCTGCTGCCCGGCGTCTTCGTGGTGCTGGTCACCTGGCTCGGCGCCCGGTACGCGCTGCGCGGCGAGATCACCGCCGGGCAGTTGGTCTCCTTCTACGGCTACACCGCGTTCCTGGTCAGCCCGCTGCGCAACCTCACCGAGGCGGCCGACAAGCTGACCCGGGGGCACGTCGCGGCCCGCCGGGTGGTCCGGCTGCTCCGGCTCGCGCCGGAGTTCACCGACCCGGCCCGCCCGCTGCCGGTGCCGGCCGGGCCCGGGGAACTTGTCGACGTGCGCTCCGGGCTGGCGCTGCGGCCGGGCCGGCTCACCGCGTTGGCCGCCACCGCCCCGCAGGACGCCGCCGAGATCGCCGACCGGCTCGGCCGGTACGCCGACGGGGACGTGACGCTGCACGGCGTACCGCTGCGGGACGTGGCGCTGGCGACGGTGCGGGAGCGGATCCTGGTGGCCGACAACGACGCGCAACTGTTCAGCGGCGTGCTCCGCGCGGAGTTGGACCCGCACGACCGGGCCGACCGGGCCACCGTCGAGGCGGCGCTGGTCGCGGCGAGCGCGACTGACGTCGTCGAGGCGTTGCCCGGCGGTTTGGACGGCGCGGTCGCCGAGCGTGGCCGGGAGTTCTCCGGCGGGCAGCGGCAGCGGCTGCGGCTGGCCCGCGCGCTGGTCGCCGACCCGGAGACGCTGATCCTGGTGGAGCCGACCAGCGCGGTGGACGCGCACACCGAGGCGCGGGTCGCCGACCGGCTGGGCGCGGCCCGGCGCGGCCGCACCACGCTCGTCTGCACCACCAGCCCGCTGATGCTCGGGCGCGCCGAGCACGTCGTCTTCGTGGAGGACGGCAAGGTCGTCGCCGAGGGCCGGCACGAGGAGTTGCTCGCCACCGAACCCCGGTACGCGGCCACGGTGAGCCGGGAGGAGGACCGATGA
- a CDS encoding ABC transporter ATP-binding protein, whose protein sequence is MSNALPVADGARVRRYVRELVRRHPRGLAAVLGLHALAAAAGLVTPRLLGDLVEGISRGVAATTVDRVVAAIAAFVVVQSVLVRFAHLASARLGERVLAELREEFVDRVLALPLSAVERAGTGDLLTRTSRDVSALSRTVRFAGPETLIAALTVVLILGALVLTGPLLVLPSLLAVPVLWAGTRWYLRRAPQGYLRENAAYSDITDGISETVEGARTTEALRQAARRRARGDADIELSYAAERYTLHLRTVFWPVAEFGYLVPMVATLLIGGWFHLKGWASLGQVTAATLYAQQLTDPIERLLGWLDEFQVGGASLARLLGVAVEPDDASPAPTGAGRRDAGGRLAAHDVRYAYRAGHDVLHGVTLVPRPGERLAMVGPSGAGKSTLGRLLAGVHTPSAGAVTVDGRPLADLPLDELRSHVALVSQEHHVFIGTLADNVAMVRPAAGPAEVRAALAAVDALDWARALPAGLDTVVGAGGHPLTPAQAQQLALARLVLADPHTLVLDEATSLIDPRAARALERSLAAVLHGRTVIAIAHRLFSAHDADRVAVVADGRIVELGSHDELVAANGSYAALWRSWHG, encoded by the coding sequence ATGAGCAACGCGCTGCCCGTCGCGGACGGCGCGCGGGTCCGCCGGTACGTGCGGGAGCTGGTCCGCCGGCACCCGCGCGGCCTGGCCGCCGTGCTCGGCCTGCACGCGCTGGCCGCGGCGGCCGGGCTGGTCACCCCGCGCCTCCTCGGCGACCTGGTCGAGGGCATCTCCCGGGGTGTCGCCGCGACCACCGTGGACCGGGTGGTGGCCGCGATCGCCGCGTTCGTGGTGGTGCAGTCGGTGCTGGTCCGCTTCGCGCACCTGGCCTCCGCCCGGCTCGGCGAGCGGGTCCTGGCCGAGCTGCGGGAGGAGTTCGTCGACCGGGTGCTCGCGCTGCCGCTGTCGGCGGTGGAACGGGCCGGCACCGGTGACCTGCTCACCCGCACCTCGCGGGACGTCTCCGCGCTGTCCCGGACGGTCCGCTTCGCCGGGCCGGAGACGCTGATCGCGGCGCTGACCGTGGTGTTGATCCTCGGCGCGCTGGTGCTGACCGGCCCGCTTCTGGTGCTGCCCAGCCTGCTCGCGGTGCCGGTGCTCTGGGCCGGCACCCGGTGGTACCTGCGCCGCGCGCCGCAGGGCTACCTGCGGGAGAACGCCGCCTACTCGGACATCACCGACGGGATCAGCGAGACGGTCGAGGGCGCGCGGACCACCGAGGCGCTGCGCCAGGCGGCCCGCCGCCGGGCCCGGGGCGACGCCGACATCGAGCTGTCGTACGCGGCCGAGCGTTACACCCTGCACCTGCGTACCGTCTTCTGGCCGGTGGCCGAGTTCGGCTACCTGGTGCCGATGGTGGCCACCCTGCTCATCGGCGGCTGGTTCCACCTGAAGGGCTGGGCCAGCCTCGGCCAGGTCACCGCCGCCACGCTCTACGCCCAGCAGCTCACCGACCCGATCGAGCGGCTGCTCGGTTGGCTGGACGAGTTCCAGGTGGGTGGCGCCTCGCTGGCCCGGCTGCTCGGCGTCGCCGTCGAGCCGGACGACGCGTCCCCGGCGCCCACCGGCGCGGGCCGGCGCGATGCCGGTGGCCGGCTGGCCGCGCACGACGTCAGGTACGCCTATCGGGCGGGTCACGACGTGCTGCACGGCGTGACGCTGGTGCCCCGGCCGGGGGAGCGGCTGGCCATGGTGGGTCCGTCCGGCGCCGGCAAGTCCACGCTGGGCCGGCTGCTGGCCGGCGTGCACACCCCGAGCGCCGGGGCGGTCACCGTCGACGGTCGACCCCTCGCCGACCTGCCTCTGGACGAGCTGCGGAGCCACGTGGCGCTGGTCAGCCAGGAGCACCACGTGTTCATCGGCACGCTCGCCGACAACGTGGCGATGGTCCGTCCGGCCGCCGGGCCGGCGGAGGTGCGCGCCGCGCTGGCCGCGGTGGACGCGCTGGACTGGGCGCGGGCGCTGCCGGCGGGCCTGGACACGGTCGTCGGCGCGGGCGGGCACCCACTCACCCCGGCGCAGGCGCAGCAGCTCGCGCTGGCCCGGCTGGTGCTGGCCGACCCGCACACGCTGGTGCTGGACGAGGCCACCTCGCTGATCGACCCGCGGGCCGCCCGGGCGCTGGAGCGGTCGCTGGCGGCGGTGCTGCACGGGCGGACCGTCATCGCCATCGCGCACCGGCTCTTCTCCGCGCACGACGCGGACCGGGTGGCGGTGGTGGCCGACGGCCGGATCGTCGAGCTGGGCTCGCACGACGAGCTGGTCGCCGCCAACGGCTCGTACGCGGCCCTCTGGCGCTCCTGGCACGGCTGA
- a CDS encoding DUF4142 domain-containing protein, with translation MASLESARRRLAHRVTLLLVAIGAGIGVLPGAAQAAPNPGVQMNAADMTLLNGVRLAGLWEMPAGTMAAEKGQSPRVREVGAEIARQHGVLDQLVVEAANKLGAVLPAEPTTQQKGWLAEMQNANGAQFDQIFVTRLRVAHGNIFPVIGAVRASTKDPVVRKLAEDANTFVNDHMTMLESTGLVRWQQLPPPALPAAQSDSLVAAAQANAASGGGIQVGTGIVWAVFLIALGTGGYTTWRLMRRS, from the coding sequence ATGGCATCGCTGGAATCCGCACGTCGCCGGCTGGCGCACCGGGTGACCCTGCTGCTCGTCGCGATCGGCGCGGGGATCGGCGTTCTTCCGGGCGCGGCGCAGGCCGCCCCCAACCCGGGCGTGCAGATGAACGCCGCCGACATGACGCTGCTCAACGGCGTCCGGCTGGCCGGTCTCTGGGAGATGCCGGCCGGGACGATGGCCGCCGAGAAGGGCCAGTCCCCCCGGGTCCGGGAGGTCGGCGCGGAGATCGCCCGGCAGCACGGCGTGCTGGACCAGTTGGTGGTCGAGGCGGCCAACAAGCTGGGCGCGGTGCTGCCGGCGGAGCCGACCACCCAGCAGAAGGGGTGGCTGGCCGAGATGCAGAACGCCAACGGCGCCCAGTTCGACCAGATCTTCGTCACCCGGCTCCGGGTCGCCCACGGCAACATCTTCCCGGTGATCGGCGCGGTCCGGGCCAGCACCAAGGACCCGGTCGTGCGCAAGCTCGCCGAGGACGCCAACACGTTCGTCAACGACCACATGACCATGCTGGAGAGCACCGGACTGGTCCGCTGGCAGCAGCTGCCGCCGCCCGCGCTGCCGGCGGCGCAGAGCGACTCGCTGGTCGCCGCCGCCCAGGCCAACGCGGCCAGCGGCGGCGGGATCCAGGTGGGCACCGGGATCGTGTGGGCGGTGTTCCTGATCGCGCTGGGCACCGGCGGGTACACGACCTGGCGGCTGATGCGCCGCTCGTGA
- a CDS encoding ROK family protein: MRAGPSQDEIRRQNLGALLRYVHVHGATSRAELTTALGLNRSTIGALTADLAGAGLVSEGTPKETGRAGRPSLVVRPESGRVYAYAYSVEVDRLRAARVGLGGEVLDRRELDRPRNLVAGEAAPLLAGAVKEMHQTVPAESFCVGAGVAVCGMVRRDDGLVRLSPTTGWVDEPIGAALAAELGIDVPITVGNVADVAAFAEHARGAATGCDNVIYLYGDVGVGAGIIAGGRRLTGHGGYGGEVGHMVVVRDGARCDCGRRGCWETEIGEYGLLRAAGHAEARGREALLGVFDAADRGDARAQSAVRQAGDWLGFGVANLVNIFNPEMVIFGGTMRDLYLAAAAQVRSRLNRNGLPACLEHVRLRTPELGDDAALIGAAELAFERLLADPLN, from the coding sequence ATGCGCGCGGGTCCCAGTCAGGACGAGATCCGCCGGCAGAACCTGGGCGCATTGCTCCGCTACGTGCACGTGCACGGGGCCACCAGCCGCGCGGAGCTGACCACCGCGCTCGGGCTCAACCGCAGCACCATCGGCGCGCTGACCGCCGACCTGGCCGGCGCCGGTCTGGTCAGCGAGGGGACGCCGAAGGAGACCGGCCGGGCCGGACGACCGTCACTCGTCGTCCGGCCCGAGTCGGGACGGGTCTACGCGTACGCGTACAGCGTCGAGGTGGACCGGCTGCGGGCCGCGCGGGTCGGGCTCGGCGGCGAGGTGCTCGACCGCCGGGAGCTGGACCGACCGCGCAACCTGGTCGCCGGGGAGGCCGCCCCGCTGCTGGCCGGCGCGGTCAAGGAGATGCACCAGACGGTGCCGGCGGAGTCGTTCTGCGTCGGCGCCGGGGTCGCGGTCTGTGGCATGGTCCGCCGCGACGACGGGCTGGTGCGGCTCAGCCCCACCACCGGCTGGGTGGACGAGCCGATCGGCGCGGCGCTCGCCGCCGAGCTGGGCATCGACGTACCGATCACGGTGGGCAACGTGGCCGACGTGGCCGCCTTCGCCGAGCACGCCCGCGGCGCCGCCACCGGCTGCGACAACGTCATCTACCTCTACGGCGACGTGGGCGTGGGCGCCGGCATCATCGCCGGCGGGCGACGGCTGACCGGGCACGGCGGCTACGGCGGCGAGGTCGGGCACATGGTGGTGGTCCGCGACGGCGCGCGCTGCGACTGCGGCCGGCGCGGCTGCTGGGAGACCGAGATCGGCGAGTACGGGCTGCTGCGCGCCGCCGGTCACGCCGAGGCACGCGGCCGGGAGGCACTGCTGGGCGTCTTCGACGCCGCCGACCGGGGCGACGCCCGGGCGCAGAGCGCGGTCCGGCAGGCCGGCGACTGGCTCGGCTTCGGCGTGGCCAACCTGGTCAACATCTTCAACCCCGAGATGGTCATCTTCGGCGGCACCATGCGCGACCTCTACCTGGCCGCTGCCGCCCAGGTGCGCAGCCGGCTCAACCGCAACGGGCTGCCCGCCTGCCTGGAGCACGTGCGGCTGCGTACCCCGGAACTCGGCGACGACGCGGCGCTGATCGGCGCCGCCGAGCTGGCCTTCGAACGCCTCCTGGCCGACCCGCTGAACTGA
- a CDS encoding ABC transporter permease encodes MTATAVKKERPAGLAPAPTVGNHVHNYWRRVRGGDIGALPAVVMLLVLAVGFSIARPSFFTAGNLANLFTQGAAVTLIAMGLVFVLLLGEIDLSAGFASGVCAAILANVVTVLGYPWYVAVLAAIGTGVVIGLVLGLLVAKVGIPSFVVTLAGFLAFQGVVLTLMDDGANIAVRDQVLVAIANRNLPPVLGWALAVAAVAGYAAVQLLRHRNRSARGLLTDPIAVVAARIGGLAVILGVAVYVLNLERSRNVLVVSLKGVPIVVPIIALLLVIWTFVLHRTSYGRHIYAVGGNAEAARRAGINVDKIRISVFVICSGMAAIGGIVAASRANSVDPNTGGSNVLLYAVGAAVIGGTSLFGGKGRVLDAVLGGAVVAVIDNGMGLMGYSSGVKFVVTGVVLLAAATIDALSRRRAASTGTR; translated from the coding sequence ATGACCGCCACCGCCGTGAAGAAGGAACGCCCGGCCGGCCTGGCGCCGGCGCCGACCGTCGGCAACCACGTGCACAACTACTGGCGCCGGGTACGCGGCGGCGACATTGGCGCGCTGCCCGCCGTGGTCATGCTGCTGGTGCTCGCCGTGGGCTTCTCGATCGCCCGCCCGTCGTTCTTCACCGCCGGCAACCTGGCGAACCTGTTCACCCAGGGCGCCGCGGTCACACTCATCGCGATGGGCCTGGTCTTCGTCCTGCTGCTCGGCGAGATCGACCTCTCCGCCGGCTTCGCCAGCGGCGTCTGCGCGGCGATCCTGGCCAACGTGGTCACCGTGCTCGGCTACCCGTGGTACGTGGCGGTGCTCGCCGCCATCGGCACCGGCGTGGTGATCGGCCTCGTGCTCGGCCTGCTGGTGGCGAAGGTCGGCATCCCGTCCTTCGTGGTCACCCTCGCCGGCTTCCTCGCCTTCCAGGGCGTGGTGCTGACGCTGATGGACGACGGTGCCAACATCGCCGTCCGGGACCAGGTGCTGGTGGCGATCGCCAACCGCAACCTCCCGCCCGTGCTGGGCTGGGCACTGGCCGTCGCGGCCGTCGCCGGGTACGCCGCCGTGCAGCTCCTGCGGCACCGCAACCGGTCCGCCCGCGGCCTGCTCACCGACCCGATCGCGGTGGTGGCCGCGCGGATCGGCGGCCTAGCCGTGATCCTCGGCGTCGCGGTCTACGTGCTCAACCTGGAGCGCAGCCGCAACGTCCTGGTGGTCTCGCTCAAGGGCGTGCCGATCGTGGTGCCGATCATCGCGCTGCTGCTGGTGATCTGGACGTTCGTGCTGCACCGCACCAGCTACGGCCGGCACATCTACGCGGTCGGCGGCAACGCCGAGGCGGCCCGCCGCGCCGGCATCAACGTGGACAAGATCCGCATCTCGGTCTTCGTCATCTGCTCCGGGATGGCCGCCATCGGCGGCATCGTGGCGGCCAGCCGGGCCAACTCGGTCGACCCCAACACCGGTGGCAGCAACGTGCTGCTCTACGCCGTCGGCGCGGCCGTCATCGGCGGCACCAGCCTCTTCGGCGGCAAGGGCCGGGTTCTCGACGCCGTGCTCGGCGGCGCGGTGGTCGCGGTGATCGACAACGGCATGGGACTGATGGGATACAGCTCGGGCGTCAAGTTCGTGGTGACCGGCGTGGTCCTGCTCGCCGCGGCAACCATCGACGCGCTGTCGAGGCGGCGAGCCGCCTCGACCGGCACGCGCTGA
- a CDS encoding ATP-binding cassette domain-containing protein, whose amino-acid sequence MSATPLLELRGIDKSFGPVQVLRDVTFAAHPGEVTALVGDNGAGKSTLVKCISGIYPTDAGKFLFDGRPVSISSPRDAAALGIEVVYQDLALCDNLDIVQNMFLGREKRSGIVLDEPTMEQMAAETLDGLSVRTVKSLRQHVSSLSGGQRQTVAIAKAVLWNSKLVILDEPTAALGVAQTAQVLELVRRLADNGLAVVLISHNMNDVFAVSDRIAALYLGQMVAQVKTTDITHSQVVELITAGRSGDLGLAGEPGSNGAGAAPADTTPGAVR is encoded by the coding sequence GTGTCCGCAACCCCCCTGCTGGAGCTACGCGGGATCGACAAGAGCTTCGGTCCCGTCCAGGTGCTGCGTGACGTCACCTTCGCCGCGCACCCCGGCGAGGTGACCGCGCTGGTCGGCGACAACGGCGCCGGCAAGTCGACCCTGGTCAAGTGCATCAGCGGCATCTACCCCACCGACGCCGGCAAGTTCCTCTTCGACGGCCGGCCGGTGAGCATCAGCAGCCCCCGGGACGCCGCCGCGCTCGGGATCGAGGTCGTCTACCAGGACCTGGCGCTCTGCGACAACCTCGACATCGTGCAGAACATGTTCCTCGGCCGGGAGAAGCGCAGCGGCATCGTGCTCGACGAGCCGACCATGGAACAGATGGCCGCCGAGACCCTGGACGGCCTCAGCGTCCGCACCGTGAAGTCGTTGCGCCAGCACGTGTCCAGCCTCTCCGGCGGGCAGCGGCAGACGGTGGCCATCGCCAAGGCGGTGCTCTGGAACAGCAAGCTGGTCATCCTGGACGAGCCGACCGCCGCGCTCGGCGTCGCGCAGACCGCCCAGGTGCTGGAGCTGGTCCGCCGGCTGGCCGATAACGGCCTGGCCGTGGTGCTCATCTCGCACAACATGAACGACGTCTTCGCCGTCTCCGACCGGATCGCCGCGCTCTACCTCGGCCAGATGGTCGCCCAGGTGAAGACCACCGACATCACCCACTCGCAGGTGGTCGAGCTGATCACCGCCGGCCGCTCCGGCGACCTCGGCCTCGCCGGCGAACCGGGCAGCAACGGCGCCGGCGCCGCGCCCGCCGACACCACCCCAGGAGCCGTCCGATGA
- a CDS encoding substrate-binding domain-containing protein, protein MRKGFLTFAAVGLLATGGLTACGDDGGSDQAGGSNDKKPKIGVILPDSKSSARWEGADRKFLKAAFDAAGVESDIQNAQNDKTAFQTIADQMITNGVNVLMIVNLDSGTGKAVLDKAKSQGVATIDYDRLTLGGSAQYYVSFDNEAVGRLQGEGLVKCLTDKGVKNPAISYLNGSPTDNNATLFKNGYDSVLKPKFDANEYTKVADDSVPAWDNAQAATIFEQQLTKARGKIDGVLAANDGLGNAAISVLKKNKLNGKVPVTGQDATKEGLQNILAGDQCMTVYKAVKKEADAASELAIALAKGEKKDTGQTVKDPEGSRDVPAVLLEPKAIYKENVNEVVADGYVTKEELCTGAFAKLCTDAGVS, encoded by the coding sequence ATGCGCAAGGGCTTCCTCACCTTCGCGGCCGTCGGCCTCCTCGCGACCGGCGGCCTGACCGCCTGCGGTGACGACGGCGGTTCCGACCAGGCCGGCGGTTCGAACGACAAGAAGCCGAAGATCGGCGTGATCCTGCCGGACAGCAAGTCCTCCGCCCGCTGGGAGGGCGCGGACCGCAAGTTCCTCAAGGCCGCGTTCGACGCCGCCGGGGTCGAGTCCGACATCCAGAACGCGCAGAACGACAAGACCGCGTTCCAGACCATCGCCGACCAGATGATCACCAACGGCGTGAACGTGCTGATGATCGTCAACCTGGACTCCGGCACCGGCAAGGCCGTGCTCGACAAGGCCAAGTCGCAGGGCGTGGCCACGATCGACTACGACCGGCTGACGCTGGGCGGCTCCGCCCAGTACTACGTCAGCTTCGACAACGAGGCCGTCGGCAGGCTCCAGGGCGAGGGCCTGGTCAAGTGCCTGACCGACAAGGGCGTCAAGAACCCGGCGATCTCCTACCTGAACGGCTCGCCGACCGACAACAACGCCACCCTGTTCAAGAACGGGTACGACTCGGTGCTCAAGCCGAAGTTCGACGCCAACGAATACACCAAGGTCGCCGACGACTCGGTGCCGGCGTGGGACAACGCGCAGGCCGCCACCATCTTCGAGCAGCAGCTCACCAAGGCCCGCGGCAAGATCGACGGCGTGCTCGCCGCCAACGACGGTCTCGGCAACGCGGCCATCTCGGTGCTGAAGAAAAACAAGCTCAACGGCAAGGTCCCGGTGACCGGTCAGGACGCCACCAAGGAGGGCCTGCAGAACATCCTCGCCGGTGACCAGTGCATGACCGTCTACAAGGCGGTCAAGAAGGAGGCGGACGCCGCCTCCGAGCTGGCCATCGCGCTCGCCAAGGGCGAGAAGAAGGACACCGGCCAGACCGTCAAGGACCCGGAGGGCAGCCGGGACGTGCCGGCCGTGCTGCTGGAGCCGAAGGCCATCTACAAGGAGAACGTCAACGAGGTCGTGGCCGACGGTTACGTCACCAAGGAAGAGCTCTGCACCGGTGCGTTCGCCAAGCTCTGCACCGACGCCGGCGTGAGCTGA
- a CDS encoding class I SAM-dependent methyltransferase produces the protein MDLDQLTALRTPEGSAALAAAAEVAGGDPLAAAAALRSAGIPGGLAAAALTQAELRRRAAGKFGAAAAGMFLTRAGLEQATRRPVADRRAARLRDAGVTRLADLGCGLGADTLAAARAGIRVYGVEADPVTAAMAAANAEAAGLAELVTVECGDATAFDVSRVDGAFCDPARRRAGTGRRIFDPNAYSPPWDFVTGLAARVPHTVVKVAPGLDHALIPAGAEAEWVSVDGDLVEAALWCGPLAGVPRRATVLRSKEGPPVNASGRGGAPFYHLTGTGADEATVGPARRFLYDPDPAVVRAHLVAELSADLDATLADPSIAYLYADVARPTPFARCLEITDVLPFSLKRLRALLRERWIGRVEILKRGSALEPEKLRRDLRLAGDEPASLVLTRVAGAPTVLICRPVPAAG, from the coding sequence GTGGATCTCGACCAGCTCACCGCGCTGCGTACCCCCGAGGGGTCGGCCGCGCTCGCGGCGGCGGCGGAGGTGGCCGGCGGCGACCCGCTGGCGGCGGCGGCCGCGCTGCGCTCGGCCGGGATCCCGGGTGGGCTCGCGGCGGCGGCGCTGACCCAGGCGGAGCTGCGCCGCCGGGCCGCCGGCAAGTTCGGCGCCGCAGCAGCCGGGATGTTCCTCACCCGGGCCGGGCTGGAGCAGGCCACCCGCCGGCCGGTAGCCGACCGGCGAGCCGCCCGGCTGCGCGACGCGGGCGTGACCCGCCTCGCCGACCTGGGCTGCGGGCTGGGCGCCGACACGCTCGCCGCGGCCCGCGCCGGCATCCGGGTGTACGGCGTGGAGGCCGACCCGGTGACCGCCGCGATGGCCGCCGCGAACGCCGAGGCGGCCGGGCTGGCGGAGTTGGTCACGGTCGAGTGCGGCGACGCCACCGCGTTCGACGTGTCCCGGGTCGACGGCGCGTTCTGCGACCCGGCGCGGCGGCGGGCCGGCACCGGCCGGCGCATCTTCGACCCGAACGCCTACTCGCCGCCGTGGGACTTCGTCACCGGGCTGGCCGCGCGGGTGCCGCACACCGTGGTCAAGGTGGCGCCCGGCCTGGACCACGCGCTGATCCCGGCCGGCGCCGAGGCCGAGTGGGTGAGCGTGGACGGCGACCTGGTGGAGGCCGCGCTCTGGTGCGGCCCGCTCGCCGGCGTCCCCCGCCGCGCCACAGTGCTGCGGAGCAAGGAGGGGCCCCCGGTTAACGCCTCCGGTAGAGGAGGGGCCCCCTTTTATCACCTCACCGGCACCGGAGCGGACGAGGCGACGGTGGGCCCGGCCCGGCGGTTCCTGTACGACCCGGACCCGGCCGTGGTGCGCGCCCACCTGGTCGCGGAGCTGTCCGCCGACCTCGACGCCACACTCGCGGACCCGTCGATCGCCTACCTCTATGCCGACGTGGCGCGACCCACCCCGTTCGCCCGCTGCCTGGAGATCACCGACGTGCTGCCCTTCTCGTTGAAGCGGCTGCGCGCCCTGCTGCGGGAGCGCTGGATCGGCCGGGTGGAGATCCTCAAGCGGGGGTCGGCGCTGGAGCCGGAGAAGCTGCGCCGCGACCTGCGGCTGGCCGGCGACGAGCCGGCCAGCCTGGTGCTGACCCGGGTGGCCGGCGCGCCCACCGTGCTGATCTGCCGCCCGGTGCCGGCCGCCGGCTGA
- the groES gene encoding co-chaperone GroES, whose amino-acid sequence MPVTTATKVAIKPLEDRIVVQANEAETTTASGIVIPDTAKEKPQEGTVLAVGPGRIDDKGNRVPVDVKVGDTVLYSKYGGTEVKYAGEEYLVLSARDVLAVIEK is encoded by the coding sequence ATGCCCGTGACTACCGCGACCAAGGTTGCGATCAAGCCGCTCGAGGACCGCATCGTGGTGCAGGCGAACGAGGCCGAGACCACCACCGCCTCGGGCATCGTGATCCCCGACACCGCCAAGGAGAAGCCGCAGGAGGGCACCGTCCTCGCTGTCGGCCCGGGCCGGATCGACGACAAGGGCAACCGCGTGCCGGTCGACGTGAAGGTCGGCGACACCGTTCTCTACTCGAAGTACGGCGGCACCGAGGTCAAGTACGCCGGCGAGGAGTACCTGGTGCTCTCCGCCCGCGACGTCCTCGCGGTCATCGAGAAGTAA